One Ostrinia nubilalis chromosome 4, ilOstNubi1.1, whole genome shotgun sequence DNA window includes the following coding sequences:
- the LOC135071350 gene encoding uncharacterized protein LOC135071350, protein MCLRAAALIALFALLTVASAQSYCSEATKGSLYGHVIDLPVVGLPPNVQTHRVDIINVCPVGTQLQGTKVVACDYNASPSVTLKSLVEAIVVRTGSLHNHAAVYVTLYCYNSYGASAAESLPAVQHAARPAARPAARPVVSAVSAASAPGLSFGDQE, encoded by the exons ATGTGTCTTCGCGCCGCCGCCCTGATTGCGCTGTTCGCGCTGCTAACTGTCGCCAGCGCGCAATCCTACTGCTCTGAAGCAACTAAAG gATCTTTATATGGACATGTGATCGACTTGCCAGTTGTTGGGTTACCACCTAACGTTCAGACACATAGAGTTGATATAATTAAC GTGTGTCCTGTGGGTACGCAACTTCAAGGCACGAAAGTCGTTGCCTGCGACTATAACGCATCGCCCTCAGTAACGTTGAAAAGCCTGGTGGAGGCGATCGTGGTGCGCACGGGCAGCCTGCATAACCACGCGGCCGTGTACGTCACGCTGTACTGCTACAACTCCTACGGCGCGTCCGCCGCCGAGTCCCTGCCTGCCGTCCAGCACGCCGCCCGGCCCGCCGCCCGGCCCGCCGCCCGGCCCGTCGTCAGTGCCGTCAGCGCCGCAAGCGCACCTGGGCTGAGCTTTGGTGATCAGGAGTAA